One genomic window of Punica granatum isolate Tunisia-2019 chromosome 1, ASM765513v2, whole genome shotgun sequence includes the following:
- the LOC116187179 gene encoding gamma-tubulin complex component 5-like isoform X2 → MKMSSSDNKTFPTLLGLASSLSSLCAGAEYLLDIVHGAIPPSCLEVYSSVTASEVAVHILDYLYKRLDEACLVQGGEEEAYQMLLHLFVGSVQPYIQGLDSWLYEGILDDPFEEMFFYANKAISVEDPEIWEKSYLMRQAQRCNKDAQQINWASARDHVPLKGDKKEITDSMSGKKEGNDGDLLVYPIFLKDIAKSVISAGKSLQLIRHVSPTSSAVSPGKIDYSVKDLEGSVEVHELSGLTLSETFCTSVAGLIGHGGHVERFFWQEDSCKSKTNSSFLSGDNQLEVEKKDKESLLAPLCSEKIWDTFFTDAYGRNREIASEYGNSSKSVHAEEVILASETEGETLTSITFYPENPVITLCHPILNKNTCAWKSLNISKSFCLPPLNDEDIWKAIFGEESGPVSRLKGTDFALGFQFGGHEYLHAKEDDTNMLEGLFPFPTLLPSVQEGLPVSRILPFQKNSTLPSRVLQWIQNVEPETTPLPLAVMQECLVFYIKKQVDLIGKQILSKLILDWRLMDELAVLRAIYLLGSGDLLLHFLAVIFNKLDRGETWDDEFDLNTILQESISNSADGNLLSAPDSLVVSITRTQGPHADEQHNNASVASPKKSNVQRYGIDGLASLKFTYKVSWPLELIANTEAIKKYNQIMGFLLKVKRAKFALDKARRWMWKGKRTASYRRKNHWLVEQKLLHFVDAFHQYVMDRVYHSAWRELCEGMAAARSLDEVMEVHEAYLLSIQRQCFVVPDKLWALIASRINSILGLALDFYSIQQTLSSGGAVSTIKARCEVEVERIEKQFDGCIAFLLRILSFKLNVGHFPHLADLVTRINYNYYYMSDSGNLKTTSAAAETVASRSVKPFSG, encoded by the exons ATGAAGATGAGCAGCTCAGATAACAAGACCTTTCCAACCTTGTTGGGATTGGCTAGTTCTTTATCAAG TCTCTGTGCAGGTGCTGAATATTTACTCGATATAGTGCATGGAGCCATTCCTCCATCATGCCTTGAGGTTTACTCTTCTGTTACTGCTTCTGAAGTGGCAGTTCACATTCTCGACTATCTTTACAAGAGACTAGACGAAGCATGTCTTGTACAAGGTGGTGAG GAGGAAGCTTATCAGATGCTCCTTCATCTGTTTGTTGGAAGTGTGCAACCATATATTCAGGGTCTTGACTCCTGGCTTTATGAAGGAATTCTGGATGATCCCTTTGAGGAG ATGTTCTTTTATGCTAATAAAGCAATTTCAGTCGAGGATCCTGAGATTTGGGAGAAGAGCTATCTAATGAGACAAGCACAGCGGTGCAACAAGGATGCCCAACAGATAAATTGGGCTAGTGCAAGGGACCATGTACCTCTGAAAGGTGACAAGAAAGAAATAACAGATAGTATGTCTGGTAAAAAAGAGGGGAATGACGGAGACCTTCTCGTGTATCCTATATTTCTTAAGGACATTGCTAAGTCAGTCATTTCCGCTGGAAAATCATTGCAGCTAATTCGGCATGTTTCTCCAACATCATCAGCTGTATCACCTGGAAAAATTGATTATAGTGTCAAGGATCTAGAAGGTTCAGTTGAGGTCCATGAACTGTCGGGCTTGACTCTGTCGGAAACATTTTGCACCTCAGTTGCAGGTCTTATTGGCCATGGcgggcacgtggagagattcTTTTGGCAAGAAGACTCATGTAAATCCAAGACGAATTCTTCCTTTTTGTCCGGTGACAACCAATTAGAAGTAGAGAAGAAGGATAAGGAAAGTTTGCTCGCTCCATTATGCTCAGAGAAGATATGGGATACCTTCTTTACTGACGCTTATGGTCGAAACAGAGAGATTGCTTCTGAATATGGGAATTCGAGCAAATCTGTTCATGCTGAAGAAGTGATTCTGGCCTCAGAAACTGAGGGAGAAACACTTACTTCGATAACCTTCTATCCTGAGAATCCAGTGATTACTCTGTGTCATCCAATTCTTAATAAAAATACCTGTGCCTGGAAATCGTTGAACATATCCAAGAGTTTCTGTCTTCCTCCTTTAAATGATGAGGATATATGGAAGGCTATCTTTGGTGAAGAGAGTGGACCAGTTTCTAGACTTAAAGGGACAGATTTTGCCCTTGGGTTTCAGTTTGGTGGCCATGAATATCTGCATGCAAAGGAGGATGACACGAACATGTTAGAAGGCTTGTTTCCATTTCCTACTCTTCTTCCTTCTGTTCAG GAGGGTCTTCCTGTATCACGTATCTTACCTTTTCAGAAGAATAGCACCCTTCCTTCAAGAGTTCTTCAATGGATTCAGAATGTTGAACCGGAAACTACTCCACTTCCCCTTGCTGTTATGCAGGAATGCCTTGTGTTTTACATCAAGAAGCAG GTGGATCTTATAGGCAAGCAAATATTGTCAAAGTTGATACTTGACTGGAGGTTGATGGATGAACTTGCAGTGTTGCGTGCCATATACTTGCTGGGATCAG GTGATCTACTGCTGCACTTTTTGGCCGTGATTTTCAATAAGCTGGACAGAGGAGAAACCTGGGATGACGAGTTCGATTTAAACACTATATTGCAG GAATCTATTAGCAACTCTGCCGACGGCAATTTATTAAGTGCTCCTGATTCATTGGTCGTATCTATCACAAGAACTCAGGGTCCTCACGCTGACGAACAGCATAATAATGCCTCTGTCGCATCTCCCAAGAAGAGTAATGTGCAAAGATATGGAATTGATGGCCTTGCTTCACTAAAATTCACATACAAG GTATCCTGGCCTCTCGAGCTTATTGCCAACACTGAGGCAATCAAGAAGTATAACCAG ATTATGGGGTTCTTGTTGAAGGTCAAGCGTGCAAAGTTTGCTCTTGATAAAGCTCGGAGATGGATGTGGAAG GGTAAGAGAACTGCATCTTACAGACGTAAGAATCACTGGTTAGTGGAGCAGAAACTTCTCCATTTTGTGGACGCCTTTCATCAATATGTGATGGACAGA GTATATCACAGCGCCTGGCGTGAGCTTTGTGAGGGCATGGCAGCAGCTCGGTCACTTGATGAAGTAATGGAAGTACACGAGGCCTACTTGCTGTCTATTCAACGCCAGTGCTTTGTCGTTCCAGATAAACTg TGGGCTCTGATTGCTAGTCGGATCAACAGCATCCTCGGATTGGCTCTGGATTTCTACTCCATACAGCAGACTCTGAGCAGTGGAGGAGCAGTCTCAACGATCAAGGCACGGTGTGAAGTGGAAGTGGAGAGGATTGAGAAGCAGTTTGACGGATGCATCGCTTTCCTCCTGAGA ATCTTGTCTTTTAAACTCAACGTGGGGCACTTCCCTCATCTGGCCGACTTAGTCACCCGAATCAATTACAACTACTACTACATGTCCGATAGTGGGAACTTGAAGACCACATCTGCTGCTGCTGAAACTGTTGCTTCTCGCTCTGTCAAGCCCTTCTCTGGTTGA
- the LOC116187179 gene encoding gamma-tubulin complex component 5-like isoform X1, with translation MENPLSHDEAKIEDRKSVVHKIYGLLSDGIHFAAPFSDARANEADVVRGLLKMLQGFSSNLFYWDHRAGCFGVKSGIYVVHLSRTSLHAILSQFSYAATCLQLVDIIVGKVEMPSRLPPPTLKAFASCVSSWIRRLRDVALKEEMKMSSSDNKTFPTLLGLASSLSSLCAGAEYLLDIVHGAIPPSCLEVYSSVTASEVAVHILDYLYKRLDEACLVQGGEEEAYQMLLHLFVGSVQPYIQGLDSWLYEGILDDPFEEMFFYANKAISVEDPEIWEKSYLMRQAQRCNKDAQQINWASARDHVPLKGDKKEITDSMSGKKEGNDGDLLVYPIFLKDIAKSVISAGKSLQLIRHVSPTSSAVSPGKIDYSVKDLEGSVEVHELSGLTLSETFCTSVAGLIGHGGHVERFFWQEDSCKSKTNSSFLSGDNQLEVEKKDKESLLAPLCSEKIWDTFFTDAYGRNREIASEYGNSSKSVHAEEVILASETEGETLTSITFYPENPVITLCHPILNKNTCAWKSLNISKSFCLPPLNDEDIWKAIFGEESGPVSRLKGTDFALGFQFGGHEYLHAKEDDTNMLEGLFPFPTLLPSVQEGLPVSRILPFQKNSTLPSRVLQWIQNVEPETTPLPLAVMQECLVFYIKKQVDLIGKQILSKLILDWRLMDELAVLRAIYLLGSGDLLLHFLAVIFNKLDRGETWDDEFDLNTILQESISNSADGNLLSAPDSLVVSITRTQGPHADEQHNNASVASPKKSNVQRYGIDGLASLKFTYKVSWPLELIANTEAIKKYNQIMGFLLKVKRAKFALDKARRWMWKGKRTASYRRKNHWLVEQKLLHFVDAFHQYVMDRVYHSAWRELCEGMAAARSLDEVMEVHEAYLLSIQRQCFVVPDKLWALIASRINSILGLALDFYSIQQTLSSGGAVSTIKARCEVEVERIEKQFDGCIAFLLRILSFKLNVGHFPHLADLVTRINYNYYYMSDSGNLKTTSAAAETVASRSVKPFSG, from the exons ATGGAGAATCCTCTCTCGCATG ATGAGGCGAAGATCGAAGATCGTAAAAGTGTAGTTCACAAGATATACGGCTTACTGTCTGATGGTATACATTTTGCTGCCCCCTTTTCGGATGCAAGGGCGAATGAAGCCGATGTG GTACGAGGTCTCCTGAAGATGTTGCAAGGCTTCTCCAGTAATCTATTTTATTGGGACCACAGAGCGGGTTGCTTCGGCGTAAAATCTGGGATATACGTTGTGCACCTGTCGAGGACAAGTCTTCATGCCATTCTCAGCCAGTTTAGCTATGCTGCAACATGTTTACAACTTGTAGATATTATAGTCGGTAAAGTGGAAATGCCTTCTAGACTACCTCCGCCGACACTGAAAGCATTTGCAAGCTGCGTATCTTCATGGATAAGA AGATTGAGGGATGTTGCTTTAAAGGAGGAAATGAAGATGAGCAGCTCAGATAACAAGACCTTTCCAACCTTGTTGGGATTGGCTAGTTCTTTATCAAG TCTCTGTGCAGGTGCTGAATATTTACTCGATATAGTGCATGGAGCCATTCCTCCATCATGCCTTGAGGTTTACTCTTCTGTTACTGCTTCTGAAGTGGCAGTTCACATTCTCGACTATCTTTACAAGAGACTAGACGAAGCATGTCTTGTACAAGGTGGTGAG GAGGAAGCTTATCAGATGCTCCTTCATCTGTTTGTTGGAAGTGTGCAACCATATATTCAGGGTCTTGACTCCTGGCTTTATGAAGGAATTCTGGATGATCCCTTTGAGGAG ATGTTCTTTTATGCTAATAAAGCAATTTCAGTCGAGGATCCTGAGATTTGGGAGAAGAGCTATCTAATGAGACAAGCACAGCGGTGCAACAAGGATGCCCAACAGATAAATTGGGCTAGTGCAAGGGACCATGTACCTCTGAAAGGTGACAAGAAAGAAATAACAGATAGTATGTCTGGTAAAAAAGAGGGGAATGACGGAGACCTTCTCGTGTATCCTATATTTCTTAAGGACATTGCTAAGTCAGTCATTTCCGCTGGAAAATCATTGCAGCTAATTCGGCATGTTTCTCCAACATCATCAGCTGTATCACCTGGAAAAATTGATTATAGTGTCAAGGATCTAGAAGGTTCAGTTGAGGTCCATGAACTGTCGGGCTTGACTCTGTCGGAAACATTTTGCACCTCAGTTGCAGGTCTTATTGGCCATGGcgggcacgtggagagattcTTTTGGCAAGAAGACTCATGTAAATCCAAGACGAATTCTTCCTTTTTGTCCGGTGACAACCAATTAGAAGTAGAGAAGAAGGATAAGGAAAGTTTGCTCGCTCCATTATGCTCAGAGAAGATATGGGATACCTTCTTTACTGACGCTTATGGTCGAAACAGAGAGATTGCTTCTGAATATGGGAATTCGAGCAAATCTGTTCATGCTGAAGAAGTGATTCTGGCCTCAGAAACTGAGGGAGAAACACTTACTTCGATAACCTTCTATCCTGAGAATCCAGTGATTACTCTGTGTCATCCAATTCTTAATAAAAATACCTGTGCCTGGAAATCGTTGAACATATCCAAGAGTTTCTGTCTTCCTCCTTTAAATGATGAGGATATATGGAAGGCTATCTTTGGTGAAGAGAGTGGACCAGTTTCTAGACTTAAAGGGACAGATTTTGCCCTTGGGTTTCAGTTTGGTGGCCATGAATATCTGCATGCAAAGGAGGATGACACGAACATGTTAGAAGGCTTGTTTCCATTTCCTACTCTTCTTCCTTCTGTTCAG GAGGGTCTTCCTGTATCACGTATCTTACCTTTTCAGAAGAATAGCACCCTTCCTTCAAGAGTTCTTCAATGGATTCAGAATGTTGAACCGGAAACTACTCCACTTCCCCTTGCTGTTATGCAGGAATGCCTTGTGTTTTACATCAAGAAGCAG GTGGATCTTATAGGCAAGCAAATATTGTCAAAGTTGATACTTGACTGGAGGTTGATGGATGAACTTGCAGTGTTGCGTGCCATATACTTGCTGGGATCAG GTGATCTACTGCTGCACTTTTTGGCCGTGATTTTCAATAAGCTGGACAGAGGAGAAACCTGGGATGACGAGTTCGATTTAAACACTATATTGCAG GAATCTATTAGCAACTCTGCCGACGGCAATTTATTAAGTGCTCCTGATTCATTGGTCGTATCTATCACAAGAACTCAGGGTCCTCACGCTGACGAACAGCATAATAATGCCTCTGTCGCATCTCCCAAGAAGAGTAATGTGCAAAGATATGGAATTGATGGCCTTGCTTCACTAAAATTCACATACAAG GTATCCTGGCCTCTCGAGCTTATTGCCAACACTGAGGCAATCAAGAAGTATAACCAG ATTATGGGGTTCTTGTTGAAGGTCAAGCGTGCAAAGTTTGCTCTTGATAAAGCTCGGAGATGGATGTGGAAG GGTAAGAGAACTGCATCTTACAGACGTAAGAATCACTGGTTAGTGGAGCAGAAACTTCTCCATTTTGTGGACGCCTTTCATCAATATGTGATGGACAGA GTATATCACAGCGCCTGGCGTGAGCTTTGTGAGGGCATGGCAGCAGCTCGGTCACTTGATGAAGTAATGGAAGTACACGAGGCCTACTTGCTGTCTATTCAACGCCAGTGCTTTGTCGTTCCAGATAAACTg TGGGCTCTGATTGCTAGTCGGATCAACAGCATCCTCGGATTGGCTCTGGATTTCTACTCCATACAGCAGACTCTGAGCAGTGGAGGAGCAGTCTCAACGATCAAGGCACGGTGTGAAGTGGAAGTGGAGAGGATTGAGAAGCAGTTTGACGGATGCATCGCTTTCCTCCTGAGA ATCTTGTCTTTTAAACTCAACGTGGGGCACTTCCCTCATCTGGCCGACTTAGTCACCCGAATCAATTACAACTACTACTACATGTCCGATAGTGGGAACTTGAAGACCACATCTGCTGCTGCTGAAACTGTTGCTTCTCGCTCTGTCAAGCCCTTCTCTGGTTGA